One genomic segment of Nerophis lumbriciformis linkage group LG20, RoL_Nlum_v2.1, whole genome shotgun sequence includes these proteins:
- the tpm2 gene encoding tropomyosin beta chain isoform X3, whose translation MATLTSVDAVRRKILMLQQVAYEAEDRADMLLRQADIDNQAREAAEAEVASLNRRIQLVEEELDRAQERLATALQKLEEAEKAADESERGMKVIENRAGKDGEKMELQEMQLKEAKHIAEEADRKYEEVARKLVILEGDLERSEERAEVAEAKSGDLEEELKNVTNNLKSLEAQSEKYSQKEDKYEEEIKLLTDKLKEAETRAEFAERSVAKLEKTIDDLEDEVYAQKLKGKALSEELDLALNDMTTL comes from the exons ATGGCGACTTTGACGTCCGTTGATGCAGTTAGAAGGAAAATATTAATGTTGCAACAAGTCGCTTATGAGGCAGAAGACAGGGCCGACATGCTGCTTCGACAGGCGGACATTGACAACCAGGCCAGAGAGGCG GCTGAGGCTGAGGTGGCATCTCTGAACAGGCGCATCCAGCTGGTGGAAGAGGAGTTGGACCGAGCTCAGGAGAGACTGGCTACTGCtttacagaagctggaggaggCTGAGAAAGCAGCTGATGAGAGTGAGAG AGGAATGAAGGTCATCGAGAACAGGGCAGGGAAAGATGGGGAGAAAATGGAGCTTCAAGAGATGCAGCTAAAAGAAGCTAAacatattgctgaagaggctgaccGCAAATATGAAGAG GTTGCACGTAAACTGGTCATTCTTGAGGGCGATCTGGAGCGTTCAGAGGAACGTGCTGAGGTGGCTGAGGC TAAATCAGGTGATCTTGAGGAAGAGTTGAAAAATGTCACCAACAACTTGAAGTCATTGGAGGCTCAATCTGAAAAG TACTcacaaaaggaggacaaatatgaAGAAGAAATTAAACTTCTGACCGACAAACTTAAAGAG GCTGAGACCCGAGCAGAGTTTGCGGAGCGGTCTGTGGCCAAGCTGGAGAAGACAATTGACGACTTGGAAG ATGAAGTGTATGCTCAGAAGCTTAAAGGCAAGGCTCTCAGTGAGGAGCTGGACTTG